A region of Streptomyces sp. TG1A-60 DNA encodes the following proteins:
- a CDS encoding MBL fold metallo-hydrolase, whose product MTVTWEECGWQGLASRAGRCRLPGWDCTVGLVVGDGSALMIDAGSSVGEGARLRAEAGRLLGGARVTHLALTHPHFDHVLGAAAFAEAEVFGAVGLGGVLAEGRDALRADAVHHGLPEAEAAEAVGLLVHPRHHVIGEWTLDLGGGHQALLANVGPGHTGHDLAVLVPGTPEVVFCGDLVEESGEPQAGPDAVPSRWPAALDRLLTLGGEDARYVPGHGAVVDAAFVRSQRDALARRFGVS is encoded by the coding sequence ATGACGGTGACTTGGGAAGAGTGCGGATGGCAGGGATTGGCGTCCCGGGCCGGACGGTGCCGCCTGCCCGGCTGGGACTGCACGGTGGGGCTGGTGGTCGGGGACGGTTCGGCCCTCATGATCGACGCGGGTTCGAGCGTGGGTGAGGGCGCGCGGTTGCGCGCCGAGGCGGGCCGGCTGCTCGGTGGTGCCCGTGTGACACATCTCGCGCTCACCCATCCCCATTTCGACCATGTCCTCGGGGCGGCGGCGTTCGCGGAGGCGGAGGTCTTCGGCGCGGTCGGCCTGGGCGGTGTCCTGGCCGAAGGACGCGACGCCCTCCGCGCCGACGCCGTGCACCACGGTCTCCCCGAGGCCGAGGCCGCCGAGGCCGTCGGCCTCCTCGTCCACCCCCGCCACCACGTCATCGGCGAGTGGACCCTCGACCTGGGCGGCGGTCATCAGGCACTCCTGGCGAACGTGGGTCCGGGCCACACGGGGCACGATCTGGCGGTCCTGGTGCCGGGGACACCGGAGGTGGTGTTCTGCGGCGACCTGGTCGAGGAGTCCGGCGAACCCCAGGCGGGCCCCGACGCCGTGCCCTCCCGCTGGCCGGCCGCGCTGGACCGCCTGCTGACCCTGGGCGGCGAGGACGCGCGGTACGTCCCCGGGCACGGGGCGGTGGTGGACGCGGCGTTCGTACGGTCCCAACGGGACGCGCTGGCACGGCGCTTCGGCGTGTCGTAG
- the hrcA gene encoding heat-inducible transcriptional repressor HrcA: MLSERRLQVLRAIVQDYVGTEEPVGSKALTERHSLGVSPATVRNDMAALEDEGFIAQPHTSAGRIPTDKGYRLFVDKLAGVKPMTPPERRAIQNFLDGAVDLDDVVARTVRLLAQLTRQVAVVQYPSLTRSTVRHVELLSLAPARLMLVLITDTGRVEQRLVDCPAPFGETSLADLRARLNSRVAGRRFTDVPRLVEDLPEAFDAEDRGTVSTVLSTLLETLVEENEERLMIGGTANLTRFGHDFPLTIRPVLEALEEQVVLLKLLGEAGDSGMTVRIGHENAYEGLNSTSVVSVGYGSGGEAVAKLGVVGPTRMDYPGTMGAVRAVARYVGQILAES; encoded by the coding sequence ATGCTCAGTGAACGCAGGCTCCAGGTGTTGCGCGCCATCGTCCAGGACTACGTGGGCACCGAGGAGCCGGTCGGTTCCAAGGCGCTCACGGAGCGGCACAGCCTCGGCGTCTCCCCGGCGACGGTCCGCAACGACATGGCCGCGCTGGAGGACGAGGGCTTCATCGCCCAGCCCCACACCAGCGCGGGCCGGATCCCCACCGACAAGGGGTACCGGCTCTTCGTCGACAAGCTGGCAGGCGTCAAGCCCATGACCCCGCCCGAGCGGCGCGCCATCCAGAACTTCCTGGACGGCGCCGTCGACCTCGACGACGTCGTGGCCCGGACCGTACGGCTGCTCGCGCAGCTGACGCGACAGGTCGCCGTCGTGCAGTACCCGTCGCTCACACGGTCGACGGTGCGGCACGTGGAGCTGCTGTCGCTGGCCCCCGCCCGGCTGATGCTCGTGCTGATCACGGACACGGGCCGGGTGGAGCAGCGGCTGGTGGACTGCCCGGCGCCGTTCGGAGAAACGTCACTCGCGGATCTGCGCGCCCGGCTCAACAGCAGGGTCGCGGGCCGCCGGTTCACCGACGTGCCCAGGCTGGTCGAGGACCTGCCCGAGGCGTTCGACGCCGAGGACCGGGGTACGGTCTCGACGGTGCTCTCCACCCTCCTGGAGACCCTCGTCGAGGAGAACGAGGAGCGGCTGATGATCGGCGGCACCGCCAATCTCACCCGCTTCGGACATGACTTCCCCCTCACCATCCGGCCCGTTCTGGAAGCCTTGGAGGAGCAGGTCGTCCTCCTCAAGTTGCTTGGTGAGGCCGGGGATTCGGGCATGACCGTACGCATCGGTCACGAGAACGCCTATGAGGGACTCAACTCCACATCCGTCGTCTCCGTCGGCTACGGTTCGGGCGGCGAGGCAGTAGCGAAGCTGGGCGTGGTCGGACCTACGCGCATGGACTATCCGGGAACGATGGGAGCGGTACGAGCGGTGGCACGTTACGTCGGACAGATCCTGGCGGAGTCGTAA
- a CDS encoding nitronate monooxygenase, with the protein MSSALTDLVPLPIVQAPMAGGVSVPRLAAAVSEAGGLGFLAAGYKTADGMYQEIKALRALTSRPFGMNLFMPQPEYPGAGTGSTGAADAAPPAAAAVEMYAEQLAGEATWYEAELGDPDSGRDDGYEAKLAVLLDNPVPVVSFHFGCPAPEVIESLARKGTLTLVTATSAEEAQAVERSGAHAVIVQGVEAGGHQGTHRDDPERDCAGVGLLSLVAQVREAVALPMVAAGGIMRGGQIAALLTAGVSAAQLGTAFLATRESGAHAVHKQALNDPLFVRTELTRAFSGRPARGLVNRFLREHGPYAPVAYPEVHHLTSPLRKAAAKAGDAQGMALWAGQGHRMARDLPAGELVEVLAAEIAAAQAEQASAQVGGQGGGRAGSEGR; encoded by the coding sequence ATGTCCTCCGCGCTGACCGATCTCGTCCCGCTGCCGATCGTGCAGGCCCCGATGGCGGGCGGTGTGTCCGTGCCGCGACTGGCCGCCGCCGTGTCCGAGGCGGGCGGGCTGGGGTTCCTCGCCGCCGGGTACAAGACGGCGGACGGGATGTACCAGGAGATCAAGGCGCTGCGGGCGCTGACGTCACGCCCCTTCGGCATGAACCTCTTCATGCCGCAGCCCGAGTACCCCGGTGCCGGCACCGGCTCCACCGGAGCGGCTGACGCCGCGCCCCCCGCCGCGGCGGCGGTAGAGATGTACGCGGAGCAGCTGGCCGGTGAGGCCACCTGGTACGAGGCCGAGCTGGGCGACCCCGACAGCGGGCGCGACGACGGCTACGAGGCCAAGCTCGCGGTGCTGCTCGACAACCCGGTGCCGGTGGTGTCGTTCCACTTCGGCTGCCCCGCCCCGGAGGTCATCGAGTCCCTCGCCCGCAAGGGCACGCTCACCCTGGTCACCGCGACCTCGGCGGAGGAGGCGCAGGCCGTGGAGCGGTCGGGGGCCCACGCGGTGATCGTGCAGGGCGTCGAGGCGGGCGGCCACCAGGGCACCCACCGGGACGACCCCGAGCGGGACTGCGCCGGCGTCGGCCTGCTCTCCCTGGTCGCCCAGGTCCGCGAGGCCGTGGCGCTGCCGATGGTCGCCGCCGGCGGCATCATGCGCGGCGGCCAGATCGCCGCCCTCCTCACGGCGGGCGTGAGCGCGGCCCAGCTCGGCACGGCGTTCCTCGCCACCCGTGAGTCCGGCGCCCACGCCGTGCACAAGCAGGCGCTGAACGACCCCCTCTTCGTCCGTACGGAGCTGACCCGCGCCTTCTCCGGACGCCCCGCGCGCGGCCTGGTCAACCGCTTCCTGCGCGAGCACGGCCCCTACGCGCCCGTCGCCTACCCCGAGGTCCACCACCTCACCTCGCCGCTGCGCAAGGCCGCCGCCAAGGCCGGGGACGCGCAGGGCATGGCGCTGTGGGCCGGGCAGGGGCACCGGATGGCCCGCGACCTGCCGGCCGGGGAACTGGTCGAGGTGCTGGCCGCCGAGATCGCAGCCGCGCAGGCCGAGCAGGCCTCCGCGCAGGTCGGCGGCCAGGGCGGGGGCCGGGCCGGGAGCGAGGGCCGATGA
- a CDS encoding 16S rRNA (uracil(1498)-N(3))-methyltransferase, translating to MTAPVFVVDSLALPDGCGGEFVLDGPEGRHAVSVKRLRAGEDVVLTDGRGRWAEGIVKAAEGKDRLVVMDLETVREEAPEQPRITVVQALPKGDRGELAVETMTEVGVDAIVPWAASRCITQWKGDRGLKALAKWRATAREAGKQSRRVRFPEVTDAATGKQVAALLAKADFAAVLHESGEETLATAELPASGEIVLVVGPEGGVSPEELALFGEAGAEAYRLGPSVLRTSTAGTAAGALLLGRTGRWS from the coding sequence ATGACCGCTCCGGTGTTCGTGGTCGACTCGCTGGCCCTGCCGGACGGCTGCGGCGGCGAGTTCGTCCTCGACGGTCCCGAAGGGCGGCACGCCGTCTCCGTGAAGCGGCTGCGGGCCGGTGAGGACGTCGTCCTCACGGACGGGCGGGGCCGCTGGGCGGAGGGCATCGTCAAGGCCGCCGAGGGCAAGGACCGGCTCGTGGTCATGGACCTGGAGACCGTCCGCGAGGAGGCGCCGGAGCAGCCCCGGATCACCGTCGTCCAGGCACTGCCCAAGGGCGACCGGGGCGAGCTGGCCGTCGAGACCATGACCGAGGTCGGCGTCGACGCGATCGTGCCCTGGGCCGCCTCCCGCTGCATCACGCAGTGGAAGGGCGACCGAGGGCTGAAGGCTCTCGCCAAGTGGCGGGCCACCGCGCGGGAGGCGGGTAAGCAGTCGCGTCGGGTGCGGTTCCCGGAGGTCACGGACGCGGCCACCGGTAAGCAGGTCGCGGCGCTGCTCGCGAAGGCCGACTTCGCCGCCGTACTGCACGAGAGCGGCGAGGAGACGCTGGCCACGGCCGAGTTGCCGGCGTCCGGGGAGATCGTGCTCGTCGTGGGGCCCGAAGGGGGCGTGTCGCCGGAGGAACTGGCGCTCTTCGGCGAGGCGGGCGCGGAGGCGTATCGGCTGGGGCCCAGTGTGCTGCGTACGTCGACGGCTGGGACGGCGGCGGGGGCGCTGCTGCTGGGCCGGACCGGGCGCTGGTCCTGA